The Manis javanica isolate MJ-LG chromosome 13, MJ_LKY, whole genome shotgun sequence region GGGCTAGCTCGTGTTTTTATGTAACATAGGAGGAAAGACTATCCCAGGGATCTTCACAAAGAACATTCTAGGCTGTATCTGGGGTCCCTTCATGTATCAGAAGCTACTTCTAGGGTCTGTCTACAGTAGGGAGAGTTTGAGGAGTAAAGCTGCAGTTACTGGCAAGACTGGCTCAGGGCTTCCATGATGGGCAGAGGTGCTGTTTCTGGGGTCTGTCCACATCTTGGAAGTATGTCAGGGGTCTGCCTAACTGCAGGGTGATCTCAGCGGCCTGTGACTAGCGAAGGAGCGAATTCAGGGTTTTGcatcagaggtcagcaaacttcttGTGTGAAGTGCCATATAGTACATATCTTGGGCTTTGAAGGCCTAAGATGTGTTGTAACAACTATGTTGTAACAAATCAACTCTGCTGTTGAGTGAAAGTGGTCACAGACAATAATTAAGTGAATGAACATGgttgtgtgccaataaaactttatttataaaaaccagTGTAAGGCCAGAATTTCCTGACCCCTGTTCTTTGTGAGCCTGGAGGGGAAGGCTCTGTGGGAGTCCCAGGCCTGCCTGAGTCCTCTCTCTGCGCCCCCCTGCACCCTTCTCCTACCAGGATCCTGCGCATCCAGAAAGAAGCTCCCACACTGCAGCGGAAGGAGCCCCCACCCTCAGTGCTGGAGGCTGACCTGACGGAGGGTGACCTGGCCAACTCCCACCTGCCCTCTGAGGTGCTCTACATGCTCAAGAATGTCCGGTCAGTATCAGGGTGCAGGCGGGGGGCTGCAGAATCGGGGACCTGACCTGACCGGCTTAGTtgcccctcccctttccccctccaACAGGGTGCTGGGCCACTTCGAGAAGCCGCTCTTCCTGGAGCTCTGCCGACACATGGTCTTCCAGCGGCTCAGCCAGGGTGACTATGTCCTCCGGCCGGGCCAGCCAGACGCCAGCATCTACGTGGTGCAGGAGGGGCTGCTGGAGCTCTGTTTGCCAGGACCTGTGAGTGGACCTCCCCAAGGGTAGCAGTCCTTGGGTCAGGAGGGTTGAAGGTCTTCTGAGATGTGTCGGCAGGAGTCAGGAACAGATGCCCAAGGGTGTCTGAAGTGGTCCACGGTCACGGTTAGTGACGGCCAGGAAGAGGATGCTCATCGTTATGACCGCAGGGTTCTGGGATCGAGGGTCAGTGATCACCgggtgggtgagggtgagggccagTGGCACGATCAGGGGGCGGACTTCCCATTGGCAGTGCCAAGGCAGCCCTGGTCAGCGGCCCCCCACCATTCTCAGGACGGGAAGGAGTGTGTAGTGAAGGAAGTGGTCCCCGGGGACAGCGTCAACAGCCTTTTGAGCATCCTGGATGTCATCACTGTGAGTGACCAGTTggtgtggggggcagggaggctgggTTCAAGGACATACCCAGTGGGCTGGGTTGGAGAGGTCACCTGGAGGGCCCCAATCCCTGACAGGTCCCTGAGGTTGTGGGTGGTCTGTCGAGAAGGGTTGGAGGGGGCAATGGGAAAGCTACAACCCCTGCCCTTGATTCTTCccattcccccacctcccagggtcACCAGCACCCCCAGCGGACGGTGTCTGCCCGGGCTGCCCGCGACTCCACAGTGCTGCGGCTGCCGGTGGAGGCCTTCTCCACcgtcttcaccaagtaccccgaGAGCCTGGTGCGCGTGGTGCAGGTCAGCGGCCTTTGACCTTCTTCCACCGACCCCAGGGGGGGCCGGGACTCCGCAGCCAGCAGGAGCTCAAGCTGTGCTTATCTGCCCAAACAGCCGCCTGGGGCCTCCTTGACTCCTCCCATTAGGCATCTCcgctcccccacccccgcccctaGGCTTCTGTCACGTGATTGTGGATGTCTCCCTGCTCCCTTCCTGTCCCTGCAGCCCCTTACTACTCCTGACCTTGACCTTCGCTCTGCCCCATCTCCTGTTTCCCTGCTTCCCATCCTGGCCTCTCACCCCCTTAACTGCTTTGTTTCAACTTTCACCGGGCTCACCCTTTGGTCCTTGGCGCCATCCATTGTGGCCACGCCCCTCAAAGCAGCCCCCTGTTCCCGCCTCCGCAGATCATCATGGTGAGGCTGCAGCGGGTCACCTTCCTGGCGCTTCACAACTACCTGGGCCTGACCAACGAGCTGTTCAGCCACGTGGGTTGCACAGGAGGCCCAGGGGGCTGGGCGGGTGGGGGTGTGCCCCGTGCCTCGGGAGACTCCGTGCCTCGGGAGACTCGCTGCGAGGGTGCTCTCTGCCCCCAGGAGATCCAGCCACTGCGCCTCTTCCCCATCCCCGGCCTCCCAGCCCGCACAAGCCCGGTGCGTGGTTCCAAGTCGGCGGCCAGCACCTCGGCTATCGAAGAGCCAAGGGAGACCCCTGGCCGGCCACCAGACCCCACCGGGGCCCCACTGCCTGGACCTGCAGGTAGCTGAGGTGACCCCTGCCTGGGCCTCTCCCCGCCTCTGCCTCCCAGTCTCTCTCTCCGTTCCTCAGAGACTCCTGCCTGCCCCTGCCCATTCCCCCAGGGACATCTGGCCCCAGCCCCTGAGAGCCATTGCAATAACTTTGCCTGGTCCTCCAGGCCTCGGGGGCTTGGACCCCTCCCAGACCCCTGTcagacccccccaccccaaactgAGGTCTCGGCTTGGCGCTCTGAGGGGTGGGTGCCTGAACACATGTCTTCCCCAGGGAACCCAGTGAAGCCTACGTCCCTGGAAGCCCCATCTGCCCCCCTGCTGAGTCGCTGCATCTCCATGCCAGTGGACATCTCAGGTTTGGGGCACCGGATAGAGAGGGGGCAGCAATCAAGCTTCTGGGTTTGAATGCAGGCCTGCCAATCTTGATTTTTCTCCCCTGTGAAATGGGAACCCTGGCAACACTTTCTCTCGTGGCTTTTTGTGGGTGCTCACGGAGATGGTGTTCTCCCAGCTGTGGCGGGGATTCCAAGGGAGAGTTTAGTGATTGATTAGTCATGTCTGCATGGATATGGCATTCAGCAGGGAGGTCAGCTGGGGCCACTCTCATCTTTATTGCTTTTATGGCCCCTTGCCCACCACAGGCTTGCAAGGTGTCCCCCGCTCAGACTTTGACATGGCATATGAACGGGGCCGAATCTCCGTGTCCCTTCAGGAAGAGGCCTCAGGGGGGCCCCAGGCAGTGCTGGCTCGGGTAAGGCCCTGCCTTCTCCCtacccctccctgtgccctcccaggCCACTGGCCGGTGGTGGACTCCCCTGAGGAGGAAGGTCAGGTAGGAGCACAGAGATCACAGGCCTTGCCCCATTCAGTCCCCCACTCAGGAACCCCGGGAGCAGCCAGCAGGTGCCTGTGAGTACACGGAAGCCAGCAACTTCTGTGAAGACGAGTCAGCCACCGGTGGCTGCCCCTTCGGGCCCTACCAGGGCCGCCAGACAAGCAGCATCTTTGAGGCAGCGAAGCGGGAGCTGGCCAAGCTGATGCGGATTGAGGTGGGTGGCTGAGGGGGCCTTGGGGATGGAACTGGGGGTCGGGAAGCCTGGCTGGGCAAGTCTcacctttcttcctccccaggaCCCTGCTCTCCTGAACAGCCGGGTCTTACTGCATCATGCCAAAGCTGGCACCATCATTGCCCGCCAGGGGGACCAGGTGAGACTGACCCCTGACCTCTAATCATGCAACTCTAACCCAAGACCTCTCTGATCTCTGACCCTTGCATTGTGACCCTATGTGTAGATATCTCAGTCTATGCTTTCCAACCCCTGACCCTCAGAACCTCTTACTCTGACCCTCAGCCCTCCTGCCCCATGTCCTTCGGACCTATTGACCTTTCACCTACAATCCCTGAGCCTTTTACCTTAGGGCCCCAACCCCTAGATCTCTCTTCCCTGCCCTGGCCTTTCATGCAACTTCTGTTTTCTGGCCTTTCAGTCCAGCTCTATGCTCGGAAGCTCTTTGTCGACTCCAGTCCTGGGTCCCTTCCAGGATGGGAGCTCGGTAGATGTGTGCAGATCAGAATCTGGACGTGAGGCCGCGAACCAGCCCCAGGAGCTGGCTTTCGCTGCCTTCCAGCAGCACCCAGAAGGGACAGCAAATTGTATCCCAGTTCCCTACATTCTCCAAATGGGAAGCTGAGACCTACTCATGGTCTCGTAGTCCAGAAGCACAGGGGAGGGTTCTGGACAGAGGGGGCCGAAGTTGAAGTGCAGACACTGCCCTGAcaccctgtgtgaccttggctgaATCATCCAGAAAgttctcagctttctcatctagGGAATGGAGGTGCTAACAGTTGACTAGGATTGTTGCGAGGATTAACGTGGAGATGGCTCTGAGCTGCCTAGGGTTTACAAGGATGACCAGCCCTGGGCTGGAACAGGGGTTGGCGTGGGGGTGGCTTTCCTGTTATCTGGCTGGGATATCATTCTGTCATTTGACCAGTGGATTCAACTATCACTTCAAAAGGGTGCACTCTTTTCTGCAGAGGAAGTTGGGTGGAGCTTCTGCCAGCTGTTTGTGGTATTTGGGGGACAGGCAGGTTGAGGCAGTGTGGTCACACCATGGCTTTTGCAGGGGGCCCCTGGATCCTTACTTATTTGGGAAACTTGGGCTCAGCCCAGCCGCCCAGCCTGCTAATGGGCCAAGCAGATCTGCAGCTACTTGAGGCTCCTTGGGCCCTCAGGACTTTGTTAGGGACATTACTTTGCTATGCCTTCTTTTGAAATTTAACACCAGTGGTTTTCAACAGGGGGCACTTTTGCCCCCCTCCCCAGGGGACATGTGGCAAAGCAGAGACTTTTATTGATTTGCAGGGTTGCTACTTagtgagcagaggccagagatgcaAGAATGCACAGGATAGCCCCTGCCGCAAAGAATTACCTAGTTCAcaatgtcagtagtgccaaggtTGGGAAACTCTGCTTTATACAAATATTTCCCAAAGTGTGTTTCATGGAACACCTTTATCACAATGGTCAAATAGGTTTGGGTACTGCTGTTTGTTTTATCCCTTCATGAAAGCTTTTAGTGAGTATTATGAGTGTATTCAAGGCTCTTGAGAAGTCCTGCAGTGAACAAGCATGCTTCCCAATATGACGAGTGTCACCCTAATATTAGTAACTCCCACTTATATTCTAAACAATGGTCTGGAAATTCTGTCTTGGAAACTTCCAGCATGCGTATCTGTCTCCTGGGGCCCCTTCTCAGGGGGTCCCCGCAGTGTTCCGGTGCTCACTGAGGCTTTGTGGGGTACCAGACGGGTTTATGGGTTGCATGAGGAAGGAGTCTGTCTCTGGGAAGTTTCAGTTTCTCATTCATAAAAACATGGAACAGATGGGTGTCTGGCTGGGCAGGCCAACCCTAGAGGAGAGGGGCACGCACATATACTGAGTTTGCTGGGTCCCCTGTGCTGCCTGCCCCAGAGGCAGGAAACACCTATGGCGTCCCTGCCCTGGGGAAACCCACAGTTCTGACAAATGTTACACTCAGAGGATTACACAAATTCTTGTAAAATCGTTATGTGCTCAGTGCTTACATGTAAGATGTTCTCAGCTCTACAAAATCTGTCTTAGGCAGGGCAGCGCCTCTGCAGAAGTGGCCTCCAGCTGAGGAGGAAAGGTGGGGAAGGATTGACCAATTGGTgcaagggggaggaaagagctttctAGGAAATAGCTTGTGCAAATATCCTGTGGTGAGAAGAGAGGTTGATCTCTAGGAAACAAAAGAAGTCGACAGGGATGGGGTGGCACAAGGGAGCCAGGGGCAAAggggatttttaaatatttctcagtgGTAGTTTTATAGAGATGCAATTCACATACAATGCAATTCACCCAGGagagtacaattcagtggtttttttgTACATTCACAgaattgtacaaccatcaccactatcgaTTTTAGAACACTTTCATGACCTCATGAAGAAATCTCATATCCTTTAGTTATCAACCTCCTACTTCTGAGCTGAGCAGCACATATATCTATATTCCTGTTAAGCCCCCAAGGCAGACATTATTAATGGATCACCATCCCCAACAGCCTTAAGCAATTCCTAATCTTGTGTTCCTATAGATTTGCCTGTCCTAGACactacatataaatggaatcacatgcTCTGTCCCTTTGCCCCTGGCCTCTCTCACTGAGCATGAGGTTTTCCAGCTACATCAGTGTTGGTGCATCACTCCTTTTTGACTGAATAATTGGTTGTATCTGTCTACCACATTCATCACTTGATGGACAGTTGAGtgatttccaccttttggctattaggTGTAATGCTGCTCTGAATGTTCTTGTACAAATTTTTATGGGATGTATGTTTCCATTTGTGTTGGGTATATATATCCAGGAGTTAAATCCTGGGTCACAGGCAACTGTGTCTTTCACTCTGCAGACTGTTTTGGGCTGTAGCCAGACTCTTTTCTGAAGCGGCTGCACCGTTCCATTCCCACTTGCAGTGTGTGAGCCTTCCAATTTATCTGTGTCCCATCCAACACTTTCTAATTCTAGACATCTTAGTACATATGACATggcatctcattatggttttgatttgcatttccctaatgactaatgattttgagcattttttcacgTGCCTATTGGCCTTTCGtaaatcttctttggagaagtgtctgttgagagcttttgtgctctttttgaattgtctttttattactgagttgtaagaatCATATATTCTGTATACAAGACTCATAGCAGAtgcatgatttgcaaatattttcacccatTCTATGTGTCgtcttttcaaacatttttagttttgattaagtccaatttatctacttTCTTTTGCTCTTCATGTTATGATGTCATATCCAAGACTCCATTGCCAAATTCAAGATCATGAAGACTGGCGTCTCTATTTTCTTACAACAATTGTATTGTTTTAGCTCCTACCatggctttgatccattttgacatAGTATAAGGTAAGGgccatgtggctgtccagttgcCCAATACAAGCAAAGACAATTTAAGCTCAGCCTCGGCCCAGTGTAGCCAGCCATTGCAGCTTCTTGCTGGCTATGTTGAAAAGAATTCATGGGCTTCTGCATGAGCTCAGTTTGGTGATCCATTAGCAATGTCTGCCCCAGGTGCCGAATAGTAATATAAACATGCTGCTCAGCTCAGAGCAATCCAAAGCCTTCACTGCCTCCCCTAACTTGTCCTTAACCTTTCCTATGGAGGATATTGATCTGAGTTGGGGATAGGAGTGTTGCCCCTGTGCCCAGCTCCTGGCCCCTGTCCCACAGGACGTTAGCCTGCACTTTGTGCTCTGGGGCTGCCTGCATGTCTACCAGCGCATGATTGACAAGGCTGAGGACGTGTGCCTGTTCGTGGCCCAGCCTGGGGAGCTGGTGGGACAGCTGGCAGTGCTCACTGGAGAGCCCCTCATCTTCACCCTACGAGCCCAGCGCGACTGCACTTTCCTGCGGATCTCCAAGTCGGACTTTTATGAGTATGGCAGGGCCCATTGTTGGGTGGGAGGGGCACTGGAGGGTCATAAGCCAACTCTTCTGCCCAGGGAAAGGTTATCCCTCTGCAAGCCCAGACGCCTTTCTGGGGCAGATTTAAGCCCTTCCAGCCCCACTTACTGCCCTCCAGGCTCTCACCTGCTGTCTCCACTCCCTAAGAGCTATTTCGGGCCACGCCCAGTACATGATTCCCCTACAGGATTATGCGCGCACAGCCTAGTGTGGTATTGAGTGCCGCGCACACAGTGGCAGCAAGGATGTCGCCCTTCGTGCGCCAGATGGACTTCGCAATCGACTGGACTGCGGTGGAGGCGGGACGCGCGCTGTACAGGTGCAGCCCTCGCCTCCAACTTGCCATTTAGGCCCTGCCTAGGCCCAGGCCCTGACCCTTCTgacccaccccacaccccaggcaGGGTGACCGCTCAGACTGCACCTACATCGTGCTGAATGGGCGGCTCCGTAGTGTCATCCAGCGAGGCAATGGCAAAAAGGAGCTGGTGGGCGAGTACGGCCGTGGAGATCTCATCGGGGTGGTAAGCAACGCCCCACTTGTGTCCTCTGATCTCCCCCAAGGCCATTTTCCCCGCTCCTCCCAACAAACACATTCCCGGTCATCAGATGATGCGGAGGCCCCGACTTCTGACCTCGCCCATCCACTTTCCCCAGATCCTTTCGTAGGGCCGGGATCAGGGGCAAGCTCATTGCGTAGTGAGTCTGATCTGACTCTGCCCCCAGACCTTTCTTCATCAGTGGAGGAGACCCCCGCCTGGGGTGGATGCCTGTCCTCTCCCACTCCACAGAACCCTAGTGGGTAGTGAAGCTTTGGTTTTCGCCATCTCCCTCTTGGAGACTGGGTACCGCTGCTTCTCTGCACCCATGGTCAACCTCCCACTTATCTTTCCGGGGCCTCCTCGCTCAAGCAGCCCTAGTCATACACATGGGCCCCCAGGTGGAGGCGCTGACACGGCAGCCACGCGCTACAACAGTGCACGCTGTGCGTGACACAGAGCTGGCCAAACTCCCCGAGGGCACCCTGGGCCACATCAAACGCCGATACCCGCAGGTACTGCTGGACGCGTCCTGGGCTGGCCTCACAGGGGCGGGGCGCCAGGGGGTGGAACCATAGGAAGGAGGCGAAGCCGCCCGCCCACTGAGTGCGGGGCTTTGGGGACCAGGACCCAGTAAGAGGAGGGAAAGTGGGACTCGCACAGTTGCTGCTGTAGTCTCACTGGACCGCCGGTCCCCAACGCCCCAGGTTGTGACCCGCCTCATCCATCTCCTGAGCCAGAAAATCTTGGGGAATTTGCAGCAGCTGCAAGGACCCTTTCCAGGTGATAACAGGCCGCCCCTGGGAATGCTGGGAGATGTAGTCCTATCGAGAACACCGCGGGAGATGGAACCCCAAACCCACAGCATGGTGGGGAACAGTCCCGCTTGTAAACCACGCTCTGGGCGGGCCTTGGGGCCGGAAGTGGAATCCGGGTCTCGGTGTATGCTGGTGGATAGAGTTCGGATTCCTAGGCATGCCGTGAAGCAGTCGGAGACTCAGGTGTGCTAGTTAGTGGTATCCAAAGTCTCAGTCGAGCTGAGGGGCGGAGTCTTTAGGGGTGAGCTTGGTTCTGGGTGTCAGGGCCTTCTTGGGGGGATGGAGTCCacttcccaaacactgaaaaaGGAAGTTCCTTTTTCAGACCAGAGTATGCTGGGAAATGGAGTTCATGAGCCGGTGTTTGGTACCTAGGGCATGTTGGGAAGTGCCTTCTGAAGTTGCCGGCATGCTGGGAGATGTGGTTTTCTGTCCAGCACCTGCTGGAAGATGTAGCTTTGCAGAGTTAGGTACACTGGGGAGTAAGGGCGGGAGGTTCTATGTTACGGCGACCCGACCCTGGGCCAGCTCTGCTACCTCCATATCCCTTTTCCCCCAGGGGCTTCTGCCTTCACCCCACCATATGAATCCCTGGGGTGGTGGCCAGGGTGACCCGTGGCCAAGAACCACCCCCACGCCCAGGACCTTAGCCCGGAGAGGGAAGGTTTTTCTGAACTGAGACGAGACAGATGGCATGGGACCAGGCATTGAGGAGAACTGCCAAAGCCCTGCACGCAGGGTTTAGTGGTTTTGAAACACCTCGAGGAGGAAAATGAGCAAGGAGGAGAAACAGGGGAGGGGACAGGTCAGTAAGAGTAGGGGAAGGACATGTGGGCTTGTGCGGACTGTTAGGGGATGCggctggaggggaggaggcagtgAGAGGCCCGGGCAAGAGACAGAGGGTAAGGGCCTAGGGTAGAGTGTCAGTGGAGAACCTGGGAAGCCGTATATAGACCCAAAGTGTGTGGGTTTCTGTCTAGCTTTGTGTTCAAATCCTTTCAGTGAACGGGGCACCAAAGCCAGAAAGGTGTAGGAGCATGGATCCATCCCTGCAGACACGGTGGAGAATCGGAACAGTTGTGGGGTTGTGTAACAGACCCCGTTGAGGAGATTAAGGCCAAAACTGAGGGCTCCACTGGCCAGATCCAACCAAAACGGGACATGGATGTGGCTGTGGGTTCAGGATGGGGACCATGATTTCTGCTATGGCTTTGTTTGCCTCTGCTGGAGGATGCCTCTGCCTTGCAGGGGTTTCTCAGAAGGAGGTGGTAGGTCTCTCCAGACATAGCACTGCACAGCATATCTCCTCCATTGGGGTCTCAGCAGGCTCGGGGCTAGGCGTCCCCCCTCACTCGGAGCTCACCAACCCAGCCAGCAACCTGGCAACAGTGGCGGTCCTGCCCGTGTGTGCTGAGGTGCCCATGGTGGCCTTCACTCTGGAGCTGCAGCACGCTCTGCAAGCCATTGGTCAGTCGGGGACGGGGGCGGTGCATGAGAGCAGGCCATTGGTCTGGGGAGGACCCAATGGATGTGGGCGGGGCACTCGCCAATAAGTAGAGATGCCtgcgtggggggtgggggtgggagtcatTGTTTTGTGGCAGACGCCCCCAGCTCCGTGGACCTGGGCTCCTGACCCCCTTCCTTCCCCATCCCCAGGTCCCACGCTCCTCCTCAACAGTGACATCATCCGGGCCCGCCTGGGGGCCTCTGCCCTGGACAGGTGTGTGTTGGGGTGTGGAGTGGAGGGAGATGGTGAGAGAGAAGCTTCAAGCCTAGTATTCTTTCAGTTCTGACTGAGTTCTAGGCTGTGACCTGAGGAGCATGTGCCCCCATCCACCTAGTCAGTTGGGAGACAAGGGGGTGaacctgccccaggagcacacagGCACAATATGGGGGCCTGGGTGTCTAGGGCCCCTTCCCCCCAGCAGTAGAGCTACATGGTTTCTGGGCAGCATGGGACCCTTGACCAACCCCAGAATAACAGTTGCGCTCCCCCGCCCCAGCATCCAAGAGTTCCGTCTGTCAGGGTGGCTGGCCCAGCAGGAGGATGCGCACCGCATCGTGCTCTACCAGACGGATGCTTCGCTGACGCCCTGGACGGTGCGCTGCCTGCGCCAGGCTGACTGCATCCTCATCGTGGGCCTGGGCGACCAGGAGCCCACCCTCGGCCAGGTCCGGGGACCTTGCACGGTGGCCTTCGCCGACCTCACCCCATGCCCGGCCCTCCTGTGCTAGCGCAGGACCACACGCAGCCTCACCGTGGGGCTAGGTGACCGGGGGACCCCAGCTCGGCCccgtgtggggggaggggaggacacCGGTGATTGGTGACTTGTCCTCCCACCCCCTGCAGCTGGAGCAGATGCTGGAGAACACTGCGGTGCGCGCCCTCAAGCAGCTGGTCCTGCTGCACCGCGAGGAGGGCGCGGGCCCCACGCGCACGGTGGAGTGGCTCAACATGCGCAGCTGGTGCTCGGGGCACCTGCACCTGCGCTGTCCGCGCCGCCTGTTCTCACGCCGCAGCCCCGCCAAGCTGGTGAGCCTGCGCCTGGAGCTGGGCGATCCGGGAACTGCACTTCTCCAGACCTTCAGGGCGTGGCTTAGAGGCCTGCGAGGCTGGGGCGGTGCCAGGGAGGCCCGGATGTCATCTCCTGCACCCCAGTTCTCATAGATCGTGTCTCTCTTCTCCCCCTACCCCCCATCCCAGCATGAGCTCTACGAGAAGGTTTTCTCAAGGCAGGCAGACCGGCACAGTGACTTCTCTCGCCTGGCGCGGGTGCTCACAGGCAACACCATCGCCCTGGTgctgggcgggggcggggccaggTGAGGGGTGGGCCAGCGCGGGGGCGGGACTTGCGTCCTGGGAGCCACTCCACGGGGACTGGCACTATCCTTGCCTGCGGGGGAGACGGGCTTTGGGGTTCCCCAGCGGGTCCCTGGGTCTGCTTTTCCTCACAGGGGCTGCTCACACATTGGAGTGCTGAAGGCTTTAGAGGAGGCGGGGGTCCCTGTCGACCTGGTGGGTGGCACATCCATTGGCTCCTTCATTGGGGCGCTGTACGCCGAGGAGCGAAGCGCCAGCCGCACCAAGCAGCGGGCCCGGGAGTGGGCTAAGGTGTGTGCTGGGGGCAGAGATTCCCCCCAATCCAGGAGCACCCTGAAACCTGATCCCAGAGGGGCTTCTGGGCTTCTGACCTTTTCCTGAGCTCCACCTGGACCTGCCTAGAGATACTTCCAGCATCTTGCGTGACCTCCTAGTGGGTGACCCTAGTCCCTAAGTCCCAGGACCCCTGAAAACCTCCTTGTTAGTGACCCCAAGTGACTCCTGTTTGACTCCCGGCCCTTTACTCCTAGAGCATGACTTCGGTGCTGGAGCCTGTGCTGGACCTCACGTACCCTGTCACCTCCATGTTCACGGGGTCGGCCTTCAACCGCAGCATCCACCGTGTCTTCCAGGACAAGCAGATTGAGGTGAGCACCGCTGCCCGCCCCGCCCCCAACCCTGCTCATGGGAGCCCCTGCTCCGCCCCGTTCTGATCCCTGTCTCTGTAGGACCTGTGGCTGCCGTACTTCAACGTGACCACAGACATCACTGCCTCGGCCATGCGTGTCCACAAAGATGGTGGGTGCCCCCGCCGGCCCCATAGCCCCTGTGGCCGCATGGGGatggggtgcagggagggcaaCCAAGTGTCTGGGGCATTAACATGAGTGACCATCACCTTGGCCTGATTGCGGAACACTAACCATCACCCACTAATGCCCCAGAGCCCCAGGTACGTGTGTCCtctggggtggggagctgggagtCTAGTCGGGCACCTCACCCCCTCACGCCATCCCTGCAGGCTGTGTGTGGCGCTACGTCCGGGCCAGTGCCTCCTACTGTCCCTACCTGCCCCCACTCTGCGACCCCAAGGATGGGCACCCGCTGGTGGATGGGTGCTATGTCAACAACGTGCCAGGTCAGCGAGCCCACTGGGCTGGCCGGGCCTCTGAGCATGTCTGAGTGTGTCTGTgcgtgtctgtgtctgtgtgtcctgcCGGGCAGGCTCCCTGTGGCGGTACGTGCGTGCCAGCATGACGCTCTCGGGCTACCTGCCCCCACTCTGCGACCCAAAGGACGGGCATCTCCTCATGGATGGCGGCTACATCAACAACCTGCCAGGCAAGTGACTGCCTGCCCGCTCGTGCACACGAGAGCAGGAGCGTCCATGCGCAGACACACCTGTGCAGGGCTAGGAATGCCTATGCAGTCAAGCAGGTGTACGTGTATGCCTGGGGACAGGAGTGTGTGGAGTTGAAAAGCATGTGCATGCTGTATCAGACAGAAGtggacacacgcacacacagatatgcatgcacacacagagaTACATGGAGATGGGACACTGTTATGCATGCACACCAGCTGCCACGTACTCACGTGTGCTTGCAGAGACTCATGTAGCAGGTATTCACTCATGCTCTGGACAGATGTACATGTTTAGGTACACGTGTTGATGAAATAGGACATGTCTTTGCCTGCTGATCCATCCACACTCACACTGCCTCTCCCTTGAACATGCGTGCATGCACACGCATGCAGACAGGAAGGGCGCCTGCATGACCAAGTTTAGCCATCTTTGTGCCTGCTGACATGTgcaggggagaggcaggtgggTGTGCAACTTAAAACTTCACATTCCCAGCAGCTCACACACACAAGGAGATGTATATGCTGGCTGCACATGCACTCGCAATCCTGTAGGTCAAGAATCAGCAAACCATGCCCgacaggccaaatctggccccttgcctaattttttaaaataaagttttattgtct contains the following coding sequences:
- the PNPLA6 gene encoding patatin-like phospholipase domain-containing protein 6 isoform X8: MEAPLQTGMVLGVMIGAGVAVVTAVLILLLARRLRVPKTPAPDGPRYRFRKRDKVLFYGRKIMRKVSQSTSSLVDASVSTTSRPRMKKKLKMLNIAKKILRIQKEAPTLQRKEPPPSVLEADLTEGDLANSHLPSEVLYMLKNVRVLGHFEKPLFLELCRHMVFQRLSQGDYVLRPGQPDASIYVVQEGLLELCLPGPDGKECVVKEVVPGDSVNSLLSILDVITGHQHPQRTVSARAARDSTVLRLPVEAFSTVFTKYPESLVRVVQIIMVRLQRVTFLALHNYLGLTNELFSHEIQPLRLFPIPGLPARTSPVRGSKSAASTSAIEEPRETPGRPPDPTGAPLPGPAGNPVKPTSLEAPSAPLLSRCISMPVDISGLQGVPRSDFDMAYERGRISVSLQEEASGGPQAVLARSPTQEPREQPAGACEYTEASNFCEDESATGGCPFGPYQGRQTSSIFEAAKRELAKLMRIEDPALLNSRVLLHHAKAGTIIARQGDQDVSLHFVLWGCLHVYQRMIDKAEDVCLFVAQPGELVGQLAVLTGEPLIFTLRAQRDCTFLRISKSDFYEIMRAQPSVVLSAAHTVAARMSPFVRQMDFAIDWTAVEAGRALYRQGDRSDCTYIVLNGRLRSVIQRGNGKKELVGEYGRGDLIGVVEALTRQPRATTVHAVRDTELAKLPEGTLGHIKRRYPQVVTRLIHLLSQKILGNLQQLQGPFPGSGLGVPPHSELTNPASNLATVAVLPVCAEVPMVAFTLELQHALQAIGPTLLLNSDIIRARLGASALDSIQEFRLSGWLAQQEDAHRIVLYQTDASLTPWTVRCLRQADCILIVGLGDQEPTLGQLEQMLENTAVRALKQLVLLHREEGAGPTRTVEWLNMRSWCSGHLHLRCPRRLFSRRSPAKLHELYEKVFSRQADRHSDFSRLARVLTGNTIALVLGGGGARGCSHIGVLKALEEAGVPVDLVGGTSIGSFIGALYAEERSASRTKQRAREWAKSMTSVLEPVLDLTYPVTSMFTGSAFNRSIHRVFQDKQIEDLWLPYFNVTTDITASAMRVHKDGCVWRYVRASASYCPYLPPLCDPKDGHPLVDGCYVNNVPADIARSMGAKTVIAIDVGSQDETDLSTYGDSLSGWWLLWKRLNPWADKIKVPDMAEIQSRLAYVSCVRQLEVVKSSSYCEYLRPPIDCFKTMDFGKFDQIYDVGYQYGKAVFGGWSRGDIIEKMLTDRRSADLNESRRADVLAFPSSGFTDLAEIVSRIEPPKSYVSDGCADGEESDCLTEYEEDMGPDCSRDEGGSPEGASPSTASEMEEEKSVLRHRRCLPQDPPSSAADA